The following are encoded together in the Candidatus Woesebacteria bacterium genome:
- a CDS encoding DNA gyrase subunit A, with amino-acid sequence MDIGKVEIVPITRELSKSYVDYAMSVIVSRALPDVRDGLKPVHRRILFAMNKMGLVPGKAFSKSAKVVGEVLGKYHPHSDTSVYDAMVRLAQDFSMRYPLVDGQGNFGSIDGDPPAAMRYTEARLSKYAPKLLEDINKETVEFTNNFDATEKEPVYLPALLPNLLLMGSEGIAVGMATKIPPHNLKEVVDAIILTIEKGHVIFEKDTQQTEASFVLKKIDLIASGEQKDFVEKETNPASISFESDVTVEDLVGIIPGPDFPTAGTIYDGNSIKDVYATGRGRIVVRGVAEIEEGAKGKQQIIISELPYQVNKAQLVEKIADLVRDKKIKGIADLRDESDKDGLRVAIDLKRDGRPKSILNRLYKYTKLQTTFSANFVALVDGTPHTVNLKQILVEYVKHRQKVIVRRTIFDLTQAKKRAHILEGLKIALDNLDAVIKTIRESKTQEEAKLNLMTRFKLTDIQSTAILDMQLRRLAALERQKIEEEYEEIKKLIDRLTAILRNPERVLDIIVEEITDLKEKFGDKRLTKIYKQAIGDFSEEDLIPKEETLITITKTGYVKRVPRNTYKSQRRGGKGVIGMTTKEEDEIEHIYSATTHDDLLFFTDKGKVYGTKAWDIPDSSRQGKGQALVNFLNLEQGENVLSILPIGSESKIKYLIMATSNGIVKKTSIKDFKNMRTSGLIAMRLKGTDKLAHVRETYGDDHILLISKQGKSIRFPEANVRSMGRATTGVAGIKLSPNDHVITMEVFPGQIKENKDKRRKTYRDMVIISERGLGKRTGIHLFPVQKRAGKGVKASVINTKTGALACATMVNEEIDMIVVTSKSGQVIKLPSKNIPQMGRITQGVILMRFAKASDSVTGVTALKKSIDDEDEEIKKQ; translated from the coding sequence ATGGATATCGGAAAAGTAGAAATAGTACCAATCACAAGAGAGCTGTCAAAGTCGTATGTCGATTACGCCATGAGCGTGATCGTCTCGCGTGCACTTCCCGATGTTCGTGATGGGTTAAAACCAGTTCACAGGAGAATCCTCTTTGCCATGAACAAAATGGGGTTAGTCCCCGGTAAGGCTTTTTCCAAATCCGCCAAGGTCGTTGGAGAAGTGTTGGGTAAATACCATCCGCATTCGGATACCAGCGTATACGACGCTATGGTACGTCTCGCTCAGGATTTTTCGATGCGTTATCCGCTCGTTGACGGACAGGGAAATTTTGGCAGTATCGACGGTGATCCCCCTGCGGCAATGAGGTACACCGAAGCCAGACTAAGCAAATATGCTCCAAAGCTTTTGGAAGATATTAATAAAGAAACAGTTGAGTTTACTAACAACTTCGATGCTACGGAAAAAGAACCTGTTTATCTACCGGCACTTTTGCCCAATCTTTTGCTCATGGGCAGTGAGGGAATTGCCGTAGGTATGGCAACCAAAATCCCCCCCCATAATTTAAAGGAAGTAGTTGACGCCATTATTTTAACTATCGAAAAAGGTCATGTAATTTTCGAGAAAGATACACAACAAACCGAAGCCAGTTTTGTTCTCAAGAAAATCGACTTAATCGCCTCAGGAGAGCAAAAAGACTTTGTTGAAAAGGAAACAAATCCCGCTTCAATTAGTTTTGAAAGTGATGTGACGGTCGAAGACTTGGTTGGTATCATTCCCGGACCGGATTTCCCCACAGCAGGTACTATTTACGACGGTAACTCAATAAAAGATGTTTATGCTACAGGACGCGGTCGGATTGTGGTTAGGGGAGTAGCCGAAATCGAAGAAGGCGCAAAAGGGAAACAACAAATTATTATTTCCGAATTACCATACCAAGTTAACAAGGCGCAGTTAGTTGAAAAAATTGCGGATCTTGTCAGAGACAAAAAAATTAAAGGCATTGCAGATTTAAGAGACGAATCAGACAAGGACGGTCTAAGAGTTGCTATCGATCTAAAAAGAGATGGCAGACCGAAATCGATTCTTAACAGATTGTATAAATATACCAAATTACAAACCACATTTTCTGCCAATTTCGTTGCTCTTGTCGACGGCACTCCACATACGGTTAATCTCAAACAAATTTTGGTGGAATACGTTAAGCACCGCCAAAAGGTGATTGTCAGAAGAACCATCTTTGATCTAACCCAAGCCAAAAAGCGAGCTCACATCCTCGAAGGATTAAAAATCGCGCTCGACAATTTGGATGCCGTTATAAAAACTATCCGCGAAAGCAAGACTCAAGAGGAAGCAAAATTAAATCTTATGACCAGATTTAAGCTAACAGACATCCAATCGACGGCAATTCTCGACATGCAATTAAGGCGCCTTGCTGCCCTGGAAAGACAAAAAATTGAAGAGGAGTACGAAGAAATTAAAAAATTAATCGACCGACTTACTGCAATTCTAAGAAATCCCGAGAGAGTGTTGGATATTATTGTCGAAGAAATTACAGATTTGAAAGAAAAATTTGGCGACAAACGCTTGACTAAAATCTACAAGCAAGCCATCGGTGATTTCTCCGAAGAGGACCTTATACCCAAAGAAGAAACTTTAATTACGATTACGAAAACAGGTTACGTCAAACGAGTGCCCAGAAATACCTATAAATCACAACGCAGGGGAGGCAAGGGGGTTATCGGCATGACAACCAAAGAAGAGGACGAAATTGAACATATTTACTCAGCAACTACTCACGATGACCTGCTTTTCTTCACCGACAAAGGAAAAGTATACGGAACAAAAGCATGGGATATACCGGATTCGTCAAGACAAGGAAAGGGTCAAGCGTTAGTTAATTTCCTAAACCTGGAACAGGGTGAAAACGTATTGTCCATTCTCCCGATCGGATCCGAAAGTAAAATCAAATATTTAATTATGGCAACCAGTAACGGCATCGTTAAAAAAACTTCAATCAAAGATTTCAAAAACATGAGAACGTCAGGACTAATTGCCATGAGACTAAAGGGAACTGACAAATTAGCCCACGTCAGGGAAACTTACGGAGACGATCATATCTTGCTTATTTCAAAACAGGGCAAATCAATCAGGTTTCCTGAGGCAAATGTCCGATCCATGGGAAGAGCAACGACAGGCGTCGCAGGAATTAAACTTAGCCCCAACGACCACGTAATAACAATGGAAGTTTTTCCGGGACAAATCAAAGAAAATAAAGATAAGCGCAGAAAAACATACCGCGATATGGTTATTATTTCCGAGCGAGGTCTTGGTAAAAGAACCGGAATACACCTATTTCCCGTACAAAAAAGGGCGGGGAAGGGAGTTAAGGCGTCTGTTATAAATACTAAAACAGGTGCTCTGGCTTGCGCTACGATGGTCAACGAAGAAATCGACATGATAGTAGTAACAAGCAAGTCGGGTCAAGTAATAAAACTTCCTTCAAAAAATATTCCCCAGATGGGAAGGATTACCCAAGGAGTAATCTTAATGCGATTTGCCAAAGCATCAGAT
- a CDS encoding DNA gyrase subunit B, which translates to MANNNYTAEKIQVLEGLEPVRKRPGMYIGSTDIRGLHECLREIIDNSVDESFAGTADSIWVYAHADGSVTVRDNGRGIPVDKHQSGKSALEVTMTKLHAGGKFGGGAYKVSGGLHGVGAAAVNALSSWFRVIVLRDNKAYYQEYKQGVPQKDVTTIDQQKLDEWLPKEWGVKIGKDVTGTITTFKPDKTIFETVVFSNAKIKHHLKDRAYLVPKLTFHFRNETDDDEAHYYFEGGIATLVRHSTRDKQPISNVIYFSKTSEDITVDIAVQYTDAYAENVKGFVNGIHTPDGGTHVTGFRMSLTRSIMDYAKKLGIAEKLDKGNKNGGLSGDDTKEGLTAVIYVKMPSETLQFESQTKAKLNNPEVQGFVMSMVKEGLDTYFEENPRDAKAIIEKIMLAAKARMAARAAKDAVLRKGALDGTTLPGKLADCQSRDPETSELFIVEGDSAGGSAKQGRNRKFQAILPLFGKVLNTERARLDQIVKSDKFKSLIVAVGAGIGDQINMDKLRYHRIIIMADADVDGEHIKCLYLTFFYRHLYEIVKNGYLYIAVPPLYKVVSNKKSHYVYTDEEKDKLVAEGGANTVVQRFKGLGEMNATELWETTMNPETRRLNRIDVEDAGEADKLFTVLMGEDVPPRKRFIQTHAQSATLDI; encoded by the coding sequence ATGGCAAACAACAATTATACGGCTGAAAAAATTCAAGTACTCGAGGGATTGGAACCGGTGAGGAAAAGACCGGGTATGTATATCGGTTCTACAGATATCCGCGGCTTACATGAATGCCTTAGAGAAATCATTGATAACTCCGTTGACGAGTCGTTTGCGGGTACTGCCGACAGTATCTGGGTGTATGCGCATGCCGACGGGTCAGTAACGGTACGCGACAACGGACGCGGTATCCCTGTTGATAAACATCAATCGGGCAAAAGTGCTTTAGAGGTAACCATGACAAAGCTCCATGCCGGTGGAAAATTCGGTGGAGGAGCGTATAAAGTTTCCGGAGGGTTGCATGGTGTTGGCGCGGCAGCCGTTAACGCTCTTTCTTCGTGGTTTAGAGTAATAGTTCTAAGAGACAACAAAGCATACTATCAGGAATACAAACAAGGTGTTCCGCAAAAAGACGTTACCACCATAGATCAACAAAAACTTGACGAATGGTTACCAAAGGAATGGGGAGTAAAAATCGGTAAAGACGTAACGGGGACAATAACAACCTTTAAGCCCGATAAAACAATTTTTGAAACAGTAGTTTTTAGTAACGCAAAGATTAAACACCATCTCAAAGATCGTGCATACCTTGTTCCCAAGCTCACATTCCATTTTCGAAACGAGACAGATGACGACGAGGCTCATTATTATTTTGAAGGAGGAATTGCAACATTAGTCAGACACTCAACGCGAGATAAACAACCAATTTCAAATGTGATATATTTTTCCAAAACCTCAGAAGACATCACAGTTGATATCGCCGTCCAATACACGGATGCCTACGCCGAAAACGTCAAAGGTTTCGTAAACGGAATTCACACTCCCGACGGAGGTACACACGTAACCGGATTTAGGATGTCTCTAACAAGGTCAATTATGGATTATGCCAAGAAATTGGGAATTGCAGAAAAACTTGATAAGGGAAACAAAAATGGCGGCTTAAGTGGCGATGACACCAAAGAGGGACTAACCGCCGTCATCTATGTCAAAATGCCATCTGAAACTCTTCAATTCGAGAGCCAAACTAAGGCGAAATTAAATAATCCTGAAGTCCAAGGGTTTGTAATGTCGATGGTAAAAGAAGGACTCGACACGTACTTTGAAGAAAATCCCCGTGATGCTAAAGCGATTATCGAAAAAATAATGTTAGCGGCAAAGGCCCGCATGGCTGCACGCGCCGCAAAAGATGCAGTTCTTAGAAAGGGAGCTCTGGACGGTACGACTTTACCGGGTAAACTTGCGGATTGTCAATCTCGTGATCCCGAAACATCAGAACTCTTCATCGTTGAAGGAGATTCGGCGGGAGGTTCGGCTAAACAAGGCAGAAACAGGAAGTTTCAAGCTATTTTGCCGCTGTTTGGAAAAGTATTAAATACCGAAAGGGCAAGGCTTGATCAAATTGTGAAGTCGGACAAATTTAAAAGTTTAATCGTAGCTGTCGGAGCGGGAATCGGTGATCAGATTAATATGGATAAACTTAGATATCACCGAATTATCATCATGGCGGATGCGGACGTAGACGGTGAGCACATCAAGTGTTTATATTTGACCTTTTTTTACCGACATTTATATGAAATTGTAAAAAACGGTTACTTGTATATCGCGGTTCCTCCTTTGTATAAAGTAGTCAGTAACAAAAAGTCTCATTATGTATATACAGATGAGGAGAAGGACAAATTGGTTGCCGAGGGCGGAGCCAACACTGTCGTTCAACGTTTCAAGGGTTTGGGAGAAATGAACGCAACCGAACTCTGGGAAACAACCATGAATCCGGAAACCAGACGATTAAACAGAATTGATGTTGAAGACGCAGGTGAAGCGGATAAATTATTTACCGTTCTCATGGGCGAAGATGTTCCGCCGAGAAAACGCTTCATACAAACACACGCGCAATCGGCAACGCTTGATATTTAA
- a CDS encoding ABC transporter ATP-binding protein, which translates to MTTKLKRKKDLPRFSVVAKHFMNFAAGKRGWYILFVVILTVQSAIYATLPYFYKIFVDAIPSLNLTLLVKILGFFVIVRIVEMLLSVLAHTLGDVNLIDSAKLARIRVVEKVQQLDFAYHTTKSTGSLISSVKRGDGAYFGIFHDLHFRVYSTLVEFGVMIYFFGKINFYISLIVVVSIVISLIAAKYIVNYNIDKRTNHLKDEDEISGVIVDNFVNFETVKYFAKEKFEISRLEQKFAIWTKSLWGFANSFRVFDITLSLINIVTMAFILLFALYLSVEGQIELGDFVLIGAFMSTVYPRLFAMIWDFRNLAKNYADIQKYFYVFGLEPEIKDPKTPVTLNSVRGEIAFNRVVFSYKEGKKNAINNLSLNIRQGQSVALVGRSGSGKTTLVKLLMRFYDLTAGSIVIDDVNIKAFDKSYLRSLMGIVPQEPVLFNNTIGYNIGYGKSHATKNEIISAAKLANLHNFIMTLPKKYDTNVGERGVKLSGGQKQRLAIARMVLSNPDIVVFDEATSQLDSENEKLIQEAFWQAVKNKTTIIIAHRLSTAMRADKIIVMDNGKIVEEGSHHALLARESLYKYFWNLQINVD; encoded by the coding sequence ATGACAACAAAGTTAAAAAGGAAGAAAGATTTGCCAAGATTTTCTGTTGTGGCAAAACACTTTATGAATTTTGCTGCCGGAAAACGAGGTTGGTATATCCTTTTTGTCGTTATCTTAACCGTTCAATCGGCAATTTATGCAACTCTCCCCTACTTTTACAAAATATTTGTTGATGCTATTCCCTCGTTGAACCTTACATTATTGGTAAAAATATTGGGATTTTTTGTAATTGTAAGGATTGTTGAAATGTTACTTAGTGTTTTGGCTCACACTTTAGGAGATGTGAATTTAATCGATTCCGCAAAACTTGCGCGTATAAGAGTCGTCGAAAAAGTCCAACAGCTTGATTTTGCCTATCATACGACAAAAAGTACGGGATCTTTGATTAGCTCCGTCAAACGTGGCGATGGTGCTTATTTTGGAATATTTCATGACCTGCATTTTCGTGTTTACAGCACGTTGGTCGAATTTGGAGTTATGATTTACTTTTTTGGGAAAATAAATTTCTATATTTCTCTTATAGTTGTTGTCTCAATCGTAATAAGCTTGATTGCGGCTAAATATATAGTTAATTACAACATTGATAAACGCACGAATCACCTGAAAGACGAAGATGAGATTTCGGGTGTAATTGTTGACAATTTTGTAAATTTTGAAACTGTTAAATATTTTGCAAAAGAAAAATTTGAGATAAGCAGATTGGAACAAAAATTTGCCATCTGGACAAAGAGCCTTTGGGGTTTCGCGAATTCGTTTAGGGTTTTTGATATCACACTTTCTCTAATCAATATCGTTACAATGGCGTTTATTTTACTTTTCGCACTCTATCTTTCGGTTGAAGGACAAATCGAACTGGGCGACTTTGTCCTTATTGGAGCATTTATGAGTACCGTGTATCCCAGGCTTTTCGCAATGATTTGGGATTTCAGAAATCTCGCAAAAAACTATGCTGATATTCAAAAATATTTTTATGTATTTGGCTTGGAACCTGAGATAAAAGATCCGAAAACTCCGGTAACACTCAACAGCGTTCGTGGTGAAATCGCATTCAACCGTGTAGTTTTTTCGTATAAAGAAGGTAAGAAAAATGCTATTAATAACTTGTCTTTGAATATTCGTCAGGGCCAGTCTGTTGCACTTGTGGGTCGATCGGGTTCGGGTAAAACGACGTTGGTAAAACTTCTGATGCGCTTTTACGATTTAACCGCCGGAAGCATTGTAATTGATGATGTAAATATCAAAGCATTTGATAAGTCGTATCTGAGAAGTCTTATGGGAATTGTGCCGCAAGAACCAGTTTTGTTTAACAACACGATCGGTTATAACATCGGCTACGGAAAGTCACATGCCACAAAGAATGAAATTATTTCTGCTGCAAAGCTTGCGAATTTACACAATTTTATAATGACGCTTCCGAAAAAATACGACACGAATGTTGGCGAGCGGGGTGTGAAATTGTCCGGCGGACAAAAGCAAAGACTTGCAATTGCCCGTATGGTTTTGTCTAATCCTGACATTGTTGTTTTCGATGAAGCAACAAGTCAGTTAGACAGCGAAAATGAAAAACTTATTCAGGAAGCTTTTTGGCAAGCTGTCAAAAATAAAACGACAATTATTATCGCTCATAGGCTTTCTACTGCGATGAGAGCTGACAAAATTATCGTGATGGATAATGGAAAAATTGTCGAGGAAGGATCACATCATGCACTTTTGGCTAGAGAAAGTTTATATAAGTACTTTTGGAATTTGCAGATAAACGTCGATTAA